Within the Senegalia massiliensis genome, the region AGGATTCAAAGAATTAGTTCTTACAGGAATTCATGTAGCTTCATATGGTAAAGATTTAGGAGAAATTTCACTTATAGATGTAATAGAGGCGGTTCATAAAATAGAAGGACTAGAAAGAATAAGGTTAAGTTCAATAGAACCAATGCTTATTACAGAAAAGTTTATGAATAGACTTAAAAAATTAGAAAAGGTATGTCCTCATTTTCATTTATCACTCCAAAGTGGATCTGACACTGTACTTTATAGAATGAATAGAAAATATAATACAAAGGAATATAAAGAAAGAGTAGACATTATAAGAAACTTTATGCCTGATGCTGCAATTACAACAGATATAATAGTGGGCTTTCCAGGAGAAACTGAAGAAGAATTTCAAGAAACATATAACTTTGTAAAAGAAATAGAATTTGCAAGTGTACATGTCTTTAAATATTCAAAAAGAGAAGGAACACCAGCAGCAAATCATAAAAATCAAGTTCATGGAACTATAAAAAATAATAGAAGTAAAAAATTAATAGAATTAACAAATAGAGGGCATTTAGATTTCTTGAAGAAATTTTTAGGTGCTGAAAGGGAAATATTAATAGAAACAAGTTCTAAAAAATCAGGCTATATGGAAGGCTATACTGACAATTATATAAGAGTAGCTATAAAAGGTAGTGAAGAATTAGAAAATGAAATAATTAATACTAAACTTATTGAAATAGATGATGACAAAGTTTTAGGTGAAATTATTTAAATATAATATATTTGGAGGTGAAAAAATGAGTGATTGTATTTTTTGTAAAATAGTAGAAAAAGAAATTCCATCTGATGTTGTTTATGAAGATGAAAAGGTAATTGCATTTAATGATTTGGAACCTCAAGCCCCTACTCATATTCTAATAATACCTAAAAAACATATTTCTTCACTTAATACTTTGAAAAAGGAAGATTTAGAAGTAATAGCTCATATTTTTGGTATAATACCTAAATTGGCAGAAGAAAAAGGGATTAAAGAATCTGGATATAGAGTTGTGAATAATTGTGGAAATGATGGAGGACAAACAGTAGGACATATACATTTTCATATCTTAGGAGGTAGAAGTTTACAATGGCCTCCTGGTTAAAATATTATCACAATTAATAAGTGAAAAATGGTTGCAGAAATATTATATTTAAGTTATAATTATAACGTGCCAAAATCCACTTACTGCAAGGGATTTATGTAATATTGCAGAAATGAGGGGAGGGAGAAAAATGGCAGAAATCAAAGTTGGAGATAGCGAGTCATTAGAAAATGCTTTA harbors:
- the mtaB gene encoding tRNA (N(6)-L-threonylcarbamoyladenosine(37)-C(2))-methylthiotransferase MtaB, producing the protein MESVSFYTLGCKVNQYETDAMAESFRNNGYEIKNHNEISDIYVINTCSVTNLGERKSRQFIRRAKKENPESIICVVGCYAQISPEEVSNIEGVDLIIGTKEKSKIVELCEKVKKENTKINTVENVMNITKFEELESNSIQENTRAYIKIQEGCNQFCSYCIIPYARGPIRSREFDNIIKEAKTLVDKGFKELVLTGIHVASYGKDLGEISLIDVIEAVHKIEGLERIRLSSIEPMLITEKFMNRLKKLEKVCPHFHLSLQSGSDTVLYRMNRKYNTKEYKERVDIIRNFMPDAAITTDIIVGFPGETEEEFQETYNFVKEIEFASVHVFKYSKREGTPAANHKNQVHGTIKNNRSKKLIELTNRGHLDFLKKFLGAEREILIETSSKKSGYMEGYTDNYIRVAIKGSEELENEIINTKLIEIDDDKVLGEII
- a CDS encoding histidine triad nucleotide-binding protein encodes the protein MSDCIFCKIVEKEIPSDVVYEDEKVIAFNDLEPQAPTHILIIPKKHISSLNTLKKEDLEVIAHIFGIIPKLAEEKGIKESGYRVVNNCGNDGGQTVGHIHFHILGGRSLQWPPG